The Virgibacillus sp. MSP4-1 genome has a segment encoding these proteins:
- a CDS encoding replication initiation and membrane attachment family protein yields the protein MNDRIKSLLPNDRYYTKLQTSCHEDYVLALTHLYQPLIGIQAVSIYLTMVSEARMNRDCSTHHHIMNTVNIDLDDFYEARIKLEAIGLLKTYMADTDVRTYYYLLIPPFSTIAFFEDSMLSILLEHHIGQKPYNDLKRKLISSTIPDQVSDQTKSFKDVFSTVQKPTADLPSHDTTHEQESTPESALEEMKVDFEWLEQSLRKNNMNTAKIFTTENRSLINNLAEIYQVDTIYLEKAILWSVNENMELLKDELHEVCKDYYAKTFHTEKPELQLKINHKQEQSNDQESVPQSKEGKLIQHFEHITHREILEDFSRTGAASEQEVKMITNAMFRHGLPQSVMNVLVHYVLQKSDMKLTRNYVEKIATHWARKNVKTAKQAMQLAKSEAKLYQSWGKKRNTHKKKEVLPDWFKKESQSEQQKPKQPEKSEQDIQKEKQELQEALKNMSTKSFNH from the coding sequence ATGAATGATCGTATAAAAAGTTTATTGCCCAATGATCGATACTATACCAAGCTTCAGACATCTTGTCATGAGGACTATGTATTGGCTTTGACTCATTTGTATCAGCCGTTAATAGGTATACAAGCGGTTTCCATTTACCTTACGATGGTAAGTGAAGCCAGAATGAATCGTGACTGTTCAACCCATCACCATATTATGAACACGGTCAACATTGATTTAGATGATTTTTACGAAGCCCGAATCAAATTAGAGGCCATTGGATTGCTGAAAACCTATATGGCGGATACGGATGTACGCACTTATTATTATCTATTAATCCCACCATTTTCTACTATCGCCTTTTTTGAAGATTCCATGCTTTCGATTCTGCTGGAACATCATATTGGCCAAAAACCATATAATGATTTGAAACGAAAGCTCATCTCATCAACTATACCCGACCAGGTTTCAGATCAAACGAAGTCATTTAAAGATGTGTTTTCCACTGTACAGAAGCCAACTGCAGATTTGCCGTCACATGATACCACGCATGAACAGGAAAGCACTCCAGAATCTGCGTTAGAAGAAATGAAAGTGGATTTTGAATGGCTTGAGCAAAGCCTGCGGAAAAATAATATGAATACCGCAAAAATATTTACAACTGAAAACCGGTCATTGATAAATAATCTTGCAGAAATCTACCAGGTTGATACGATATATCTTGAAAAAGCCATTTTATGGTCTGTAAATGAAAATATGGAACTATTAAAAGACGAATTGCATGAAGTTTGCAAAGACTATTATGCTAAAACTTTCCATACAGAAAAACCAGAACTTCAACTCAAAATAAACCATAAACAGGAACAGAGCAATGATCAAGAATCTGTTCCACAATCTAAAGAGGGAAAATTAATTCAGCATTTTGAACATATTACTCACCGTGAAATACTGGAGGACTTTTCCAGAACTGGTGCTGCATCCGAGCAGGAGGTTAAAATGATTACGAACGCCATGTTTCGCCATGGACTGCCTCAGAGTGTGATGAATGTTCTGGTTCATTATGTCCTTCAAAAATCAGACATGAAACTAACTCGGAATTATGTAGAAAAAATAGCCACCCATTGGGCGCGTAAAAATGTCAAAACCGCCAAACAGGCCATGCAGCTGGCGAAATCAGAAGCAAAGCTATACCAGTCATGGGGAAAGAAAAGAAATACTCATAAGAAAAAAGAAGTTCTTCCTGATTGGTTCAAGAAAGAAAGTCAATCGGAGCAGCAAAAACCAAAACAGCCGGAGAAAAGTGAACAGGACATCCAGAAGGAAAAACAGGAACTACAAGAAGCATTAAAAAATATGTCAACGAAATCTTTTAATCATTAA
- the nrdR gene encoding transcriptional regulator NrdR, producing the protein MRCPTCHYKNTKVLDSRPIEEGGAIRRRRECEKCHYRFTTFERIEEIPLIVVKKEGTREEFSREKLLRGLIKACEKRPVALERIENVVTEVENELRNQGDSEIQSEDIGRMVMDRLKEIDEVAYVRFASVYRQFKDLNVFMQELEDLIKRTNGHDN; encoded by the coding sequence ATGAGATGTCCGACCTGCCATTATAAAAATACAAAAGTGCTGGATTCAAGGCCTATTGAAGAAGGTGGAGCGATTAGAAGACGTCGGGAGTGCGAAAAATGTCACTATCGCTTCACCACATTTGAACGGATTGAAGAAATTCCGTTAATTGTTGTCAAAAAGGAAGGTACACGCGAAGAATTTAGCAGGGAAAAGCTTTTACGAGGATTAATCAAGGCTTGTGAAAAAAGGCCGGTAGCACTGGAACGAATCGAAAATGTTGTTACCGAAGTAGAGAACGAGTTGCGAAACCAGGGTGATTCCGAGATTCAGAGTGAAGATATTGGCAGAATGGTTATGGACCGACTGAAGGAAATTGATGAAGTGGCATATGTTCGATTTGCGTCGGTTTACCGTCAATTTAAAGATTTAAACGTATTTATGCAGGAATTAGAGGACTTGATAAAGAGGACAAATGGTCATGATAATTGA
- the speD gene encoding adenosylmethionine decarboxylase, translating to MDTIGTHVIAELWDCSIEKLNSLEFNEKMLVDAALIAGAEVREVTFHKFSPHGISGVVLISESHLTIHSFPEHGYASIDVYTCGERMQPKKAIQFITQSLEAKSVEKIEIPRGKAPIQLNSEAY from the coding sequence ATGGATACAATAGGGACGCATGTGATTGCCGAGCTATGGGATTGCAGCATTGAAAAATTAAATAGTCTTGAGTTTAACGAGAAAATGCTTGTAGACGCAGCTTTAATTGCCGGGGCAGAAGTTCGCGAGGTGACCTTTCATAAATTTTCTCCACACGGGATTAGCGGAGTTGTACTAATATCCGAGTCTCACTTAACGATTCACAGCTTCCCTGAACATGGATATGCGAGTATCGATGTATATACCTGTGGAGAACGAATGCAACCAAAAAAAGCCATTCAATTTATTACGCAGTCATTGGAAGCTAAGTCAGTTGAAAAGATAGAAATCCCCAGAGGCAAGGCGCCGATTCAGTTAAATTCAGAAGCTTATTAA
- a CDS encoding glyceraldehyde-3-phosphate dehydrogenase, whose product MEKHRIAINGFGRIGRMVFRNAIMDKSFKVVAINASYPPETIAHLIKYDSTHGRFEKEVKAHEDGIEVDGEFVQLIDQRNPEWLPWKDLEADIVIEATGKFKTKETASLHLDAGARKVIITAPGKNIDGTFVIGVNEEDYHPDDDHVISNASCTTNCLAPVVKVLDQHFGVENGLMTTVHAFTNDQNNIDNPHKDLRRARSCTQSIIPTSTGAAKAIGEVLPHLNGRLHGMALRVPTPNVSLVDLVVDIRKTATAEDINRAFQMEAEGRMKGILDYNEEPLVSIDYTTTSASSIIDGLSTIVLDENKVKVLAWYDNEWGYSCRVVDLAKYVGSRLANETIPSV is encoded by the coding sequence ATGGAGAAGCATCGGATAGCAATAAATGGTTTTGGAAGAATCGGACGGATGGTGTTCCGAAATGCAATCATGGATAAGAGCTTTAAGGTTGTAGCTATAAATGCAAGTTATCCTCCTGAAACAATCGCTCATTTAATTAAATATGACAGTACCCATGGACGTTTTGAAAAAGAAGTCAAGGCTCATGAGGATGGGATTGAAGTTGATGGAGAGTTTGTACAGCTCATTGATCAGCGCAATCCTGAATGGCTTCCATGGAAGGACCTTGAGGCGGATATTGTCATAGAGGCCACAGGGAAGTTTAAAACGAAGGAAACAGCCTCGCTGCATTTAGATGCCGGAGCCAGAAAAGTAATCATTACGGCACCAGGTAAAAATATTGATGGCACATTTGTAATCGGTGTCAATGAAGAGGATTACCATCCTGATGATGACCACGTTATTTCGAATGCATCCTGTACAACAAACTGTTTAGCACCAGTCGTCAAGGTACTGGATCAACATTTCGGGGTTGAAAATGGGTTGATGACGACTGTTCACGCTTTTACCAACGATCAGAATAATATTGATAATCCGCATAAAGATTTACGCAGGGCACGCTCCTGCACACAATCTATCATTCCTACTTCAACCGGTGCCGCTAAAGCCATTGGAGAGGTATTGCCACATTTAAACGGAAGGCTTCACGGAATGGCGTTGAGGGTTCCTACCCCAAACGTTTCACTGGTTGATCTGGTTGTGGATATCCGTAAGACGGCAACAGCTGAGGACATTAACAGAGCTTTTCAAATGGAAGCAGAAGGTCGTATGAAGGGAATTCTCGATTATAATGAAGAGCCCCTGGTGTCTATCGATTATACAACAACGTCCGCCTCTTCCATTATCGACGGTTTATCAACTATCGTCCTGGATGAAAATAAAGTGAAAGTGCTTGCGTGGTATGATAACGAATGGGGATATTCCTGCCGTGTTGTTGACTTAGCAAAATATGTAGGCAGCAGACTGGCCAATGAAACCATTCCTTCTGTGTAA
- the coaE gene encoding dephospho-CoA kinase (Dephospho-CoA kinase (CoaE) performs the final step in coenzyme A biosynthesis.), translated as MAIVIGLTGSIATGKSTVSGILKEQGLPIVDADQISRIVVEPGERAYQGIVDTFGEEVLYEDGTLDRKKLGSIVFTDESKREQLNAIVHPEVRRKMLEMRDEYVKKGYRAVVMDIPLLFESRLTHFVDQTVVVYVGEETQLKRLMERDNSSGEEALQRIHSQLSIEKKAEMADAVINNEGTVQETSEQVHELLRKWEII; from the coding sequence GTGGCTATTGTTATCGGTTTAACAGGAAGTATTGCAACAGGAAAGAGCACAGTTTCCGGCATACTTAAAGAGCAAGGGTTGCCCATTGTCGATGCGGATCAGATATCCAGAATTGTTGTGGAGCCTGGTGAAAGGGCTTATCAGGGGATTGTTGACACCTTTGGAGAGGAAGTTTTATATGAAGATGGGACGCTGGATCGGAAAAAATTAGGTTCGATCGTTTTTACTGATGAATCAAAAAGAGAGCAGCTTAATGCCATCGTACACCCGGAAGTGCGTCGTAAAATGCTTGAAATGAGGGATGAGTATGTAAAGAAAGGATATCGGGCAGTTGTTATGGATATCCCTTTACTGTTTGAAAGCAGACTTACCCATTTTGTCGATCAAACGGTAGTCGTATACGTGGGTGAGGAAACACAGTTAAAGCGTCTTATGGAAAGAGATAATAGTTCAGGAGAAGAAGCTTTGCAACGGATCCATTCGCAGTTATCTATCGAGAAGAAGGCAGAAATGGCCGATGCCGTGATTAATAATGAAGGAACGGTTCAGGAAACAAGTGAACAGGTTCATGAGTTACTGAGAAAATGGGAGATTATATAA
- the ytaF gene encoding sporulation membrane protein YtaF — MAEWLTLGLLSFAVSFDSFAAGFTFGLRKVRIPVKSLLYIGFVTAMVFTFAMMIGKQVVGLFSPAIADIIGGTLFIGIGIWVIYQFFRDQQEAKSHSKVYLLKWEIKSLGIVIQILKDPNQADMDSSGDIKGLEAFVLGTALSLDAFGAGIGAAIFGFSPFLTAGCIAFMSSLFLFMGTKSGYVLSKWKWVEKFAFLPGVILILLGFFKLS, encoded by the coding sequence ATGGCGGAATGGTTAACGTTAGGTTTGCTTAGTTTTGCTGTCAGTTTTGACAGTTTTGCTGCAGGATTTACGTTTGGTCTTCGTAAGGTAAGGATTCCTGTAAAATCACTGCTTTATATAGGGTTCGTTACAGCTATGGTTTTTACATTTGCAATGATGATTGGAAAACAGGTGGTTGGGCTTTTTTCTCCTGCCATTGCAGATATTATTGGCGGAACGTTGTTTATCGGAATAGGGATATGGGTTATTTATCAATTCTTTCGCGATCAACAAGAAGCTAAAAGTCATTCTAAGGTATATCTTTTGAAGTGGGAAATAAAATCTCTTGGCATTGTCATCCAGATATTAAAGGATCCAAACCAGGCAGATATGGATTCTTCAGGAGATATTAAGGGGCTTGAGGCCTTTGTTTTAGGAACTGCATTATCATTAGATGCTTTCGGTGCCGGAATTGGTGCTGCCATATTTGGCTTTTCTCCATTCTTAACGGCAGGCTGTATTGCCTTTATGTCCAGTCTGTTTCTGTTTATGGGTACCAAAAGCGGATACGTTTTATCGAAGTGGAAGTGGGTTGAAAAATTTGCGTTTCTTCCTGGTGTTATTTTGATTTTGCTTGGTTTTTTTAAATTATCATAA
- the mutM gene encoding DNA-formamidopyrimidine glycosylase, translating into MPELPEVETVKNTLKQIVLGKKVQDVTIKWENIVQYPKEPEAFQEELKGQTIEGMGRKGKFLLFYLDHHVLISHLRMEGKYAIYDKDEPVDKHTHVIFHFADGTELRYKDVRKFGTMHLYEKGKEWSLPPLNKLGPEPFDENFTPDYLYRKCQRTNRNIKNTLLDQVVVAGLGNIYVDEALFRSGIHPLTIASELSKEECSVLVEEIVHTLNDAVAAGGTTIRSYLNSLGEIGLFQLQLFVYGREGQDCKRCGHSVEKIKVGGRGTHVCPYCQKQK; encoded by the coding sequence ATGCCAGAACTGCCGGAAGTTGAAACTGTAAAAAATACACTGAAACAGATTGTGCTTGGTAAAAAAGTACAGGATGTAACGATAAAATGGGAAAACATTGTTCAATACCCTAAAGAACCTGAGGCGTTTCAGGAGGAACTCAAGGGTCAAACGATTGAGGGGATGGGACGGAAAGGAAAGTTCCTGCTGTTTTATTTAGATCACCACGTGCTCATATCCCATTTACGAATGGAAGGGAAGTACGCCATTTATGACAAGGATGAGCCTGTAGATAAGCATACCCATGTCATCTTTCATTTTGCGGATGGAACCGAGCTGAGGTATAAAGATGTAAGGAAATTTGGAACGATGCACTTATATGAAAAGGGGAAGGAATGGTCCCTTCCCCCTCTTAATAAGCTTGGTCCGGAACCGTTTGATGAAAATTTCACCCCTGACTACCTGTACCGGAAATGTCAGAGGACAAACCGGAACATAAAAAATACCTTGTTGGACCAGGTCGTTGTTGCAGGACTGGGAAACATATATGTAGATGAAGCCTTATTCAGAAGCGGAATTCATCCATTAACCATTGCCTCAGAGCTGTCGAAAGAAGAATGTTCTGTATTAGTGGAGGAAATCGTTCATACGCTGAATGATGCTGTAGCTGCAGGAGGAACAACCATCCGGTCCTATTTAAACAGTCTTGGTGAAATAGGTCTGTTTCAATTACAGCTCTTTGTCTATGGACGAGAAGGACAGGATTGTAAACGCTGTGGTCACTCCGTTGAAAAAATAAAAGTTGGTGGCCGGGGAACTCATGTATGTCCCTATTGTCAGAAGCAAAAATAA